One segment of Curtobacterium poinsettiae DNA contains the following:
- a CDS encoding tyrosine-protein phosphatase yields MPPLRRSPLTRSTLTHSPRTARVTATALAGLAVVASAAFSVTAAHADTSLQPAFTATDHPITDVPGLVNGRELAAVHGRSGQTVNAPRLIRSESLDKITAAGATTLADEYHVDLVVDLRTPSQIAAKPDVAIPGARHVDISMFGADGDYSDDTAMYHDLVDKGHVDPATPGSMITAYRRVLRILATHTSGTVLIHCSHGMDRTGTVVDLLDRVLGVDSADILHDYLLSNTQLGVTWATPQLLQGTFEQDIATEYGGMGSYLTDTIGVTRHEAAALRERFLVSDDATVSSIAVAGVRVHLPAAASSQGATVAAPVRTLRAADVHVHTTNPNAVATVHVSGRTARITVTAQDGTTTKGYRLTVRRPATKR; encoded by the coding sequence GTGCCCCCGCTCCGCCGCTCCCCCCTCACCCGTTCCACCCTCACCCACTCCCCACGCACCGCCCGCGTCACCGCGACCGCACTCGCCGGCCTTGCCGTCGTCGCCTCCGCCGCGTTCTCCGTCACGGCCGCCCACGCCGACACCTCGCTCCAGCCCGCGTTCACCGCCACGGACCACCCGATCACCGACGTCCCCGGACTGGTCAACGGTCGCGAGCTCGCCGCGGTGCACGGCCGGTCCGGTCAGACCGTGAACGCCCCGCGGCTGATCCGCTCCGAGTCACTCGACAAGATCACCGCGGCCGGGGCCACGACCCTGGCCGACGAGTACCACGTCGACCTCGTCGTCGACCTGCGGACACCGTCCCAGATCGCCGCGAAGCCCGACGTCGCGATCCCCGGCGCGCGGCACGTCGACATCTCGATGTTCGGTGCGGACGGCGACTACAGCGACGACACGGCGATGTACCACGACCTGGTCGACAAGGGCCACGTCGACCCGGCGACCCCTGGGTCGATGATCACCGCCTACCGCCGCGTGCTCCGGATCCTCGCCACGCACACCAGCGGCACGGTCCTGATCCACTGCTCCCACGGCATGGACCGCACCGGCACCGTGGTGGACCTGCTCGACCGGGTCCTCGGCGTCGACAGCGCCGACATCCTGCACGACTACCTGCTCTCGAACACGCAGCTCGGGGTGACCTGGGCCACCCCGCAGCTGCTGCAGGGCACCTTCGAGCAGGACATCGCCACCGAGTACGGCGGCATGGGCTCGTACCTGACCGACACGATCGGCGTGACCAGGCACGAGGCCGCCGCCCTGCGCGAGCGCTTCCTCGTGTCGGACGACGCCACCGTCTCCTCGATCGCGGTCGCGGGCGTGCGCGTCCACCTGCCCGCCGCCGCTTCGTCGCAGGGTGCGACGGTGGCGGCGCCGGTCCGGACGCTCCGGGCCGCCGACGTCCACGTGCACACGACGAACCCGAACGCGGTGGCCACCGTGCACGTCTCCGGCCGGACAGCACGCATCACCGTGACGGCCCAGGACGGCACGACGACCAAGGGATACCGCCTGACGGTCCGTCGCCCGGCGACGAAGCGCTAG
- a CDS encoding tRNA-dihydrouridine synthase, producing MSVRRRASRVVSIGVVAALAASLTGCGEGAGVDSDYAKICRDNATEKRLPDDDCNNHGGHAGWYFLPLFANRATRVPGVGDAVSGGTSALPAGKTAKAGVPSRGSSVTKGGFGGAGGHGGFGG from the coding sequence GTGAGTGTTCGTCGCCGTGCTTCCCGTGTCGTCTCGATCGGGGTGGTGGCAGCCCTGGCAGCGTCGTTGACCGGGTGCGGCGAGGGCGCCGGCGTCGACAGCGACTACGCGAAGATCTGCCGCGACAACGCGACCGAGAAGCGGTTGCCGGACGACGACTGCAACAACCACGGCGGACACGCCGGCTGGTACTTCCTGCCGCTCTTCGCCAACCGTGCCACGAGGGTCCCCGGCGTGGGGGACGCGGTCTCCGGTGGTACGAGCGCCCTGCCTGCCGGGAAGACCGCGAAGGCAGGCGTCCCGTCCCGTGGGAGCTCCGTCACCAAGGGCGGCTTCGGCGGAGCCGGCGGACACGGTGGGTTCGGCGGCTGA
- a CDS encoding NAD(+)--rifampin ADP-ribosyltransferase, giving the protein MAAADEIGPFWHGTVAALRPGEFLFSGFRSNYRPDVVMNHVYFTASRDGAGLAAELAAELVPGDREPRVYRVEPTGPFDDDPNVTDKKFPGNPTRSYRSAFPLRVVGEETEWTRLTPEALRQWRERLVALPPEERGEIVN; this is encoded by the coding sequence ATGGCAGCAGCAGACGAGATCGGTCCGTTCTGGCACGGCACCGTGGCGGCCCTGCGGCCCGGGGAGTTCCTGTTCTCCGGTTTCCGCTCGAACTACCGCCCGGACGTCGTGATGAACCACGTGTACTTCACGGCATCCCGCGACGGAGCAGGGCTCGCGGCCGAACTCGCGGCCGAGCTCGTGCCCGGCGACCGCGAGCCGCGTGTGTACCGCGTCGAGCCGACCGGACCCTTCGACGACGACCCGAACGTGACCGACAAGAAGTTCCCCGGCAACCCGACCCGGTCGTACCGCAGTGCCTTCCCGCTCCGCGTGGTCGGCGAGGAGACCGAGTGGACGCGGCTCACCCCGGAAGCGTTGCGCCAGTGGCGGGAACGGCTCGTCGCGCTCCCGCCCGAGGAACGCGGCGAGATCGTCAACTGA
- a CDS encoding glutathionylspermidine synthase family protein has protein sequence MERIEFPERPDWRRRIQQTGLIYSRSVRDDGTPVEYWNDTAAYVFTLPEVEALERQTEELHRMCLEAARYLATGALGTLGLTRAGFDLAAWSLEQDEPDLYARFDLAYAGDGSPAKVLEYNGDTPTGLIEASVTQWHWMQDRLATGELSAETDQWNGIHEAMVARWRTLLHESLRAEDGGRLFVAHSDLDTAGEDWDTVAYMRDLAGEAGWEHTGIEMKDIGWHAAARQFVGVQEPVGSSRSVFALPGDESGAQYPVIRNLFKLYPWEDLVSGDDRAQGDEEFGAFLVSDRGRLGRWYEPAWKMFLSNKLLLVALWRLFPGHPNLLPAFADGPNGMRDFVVKPVFGREGDGIAVHRSDGSVTTNGREYRRAGTGAERVWQQYHELPDFPGSNGHNHPVLGSWVVGGESFGVGIRESDGPITDYWCRFAPNIIAP, from the coding sequence ATGGAGCGCATCGAGTTCCCAGAGCGTCCGGACTGGCGGCGCCGGATCCAGCAGACGGGGCTGATCTACTCCCGGTCGGTCCGTGACGACGGCACGCCCGTCGAGTACTGGAACGACACCGCCGCGTACGTCTTCACGCTGCCGGAGGTCGAGGCGCTCGAGCGGCAGACCGAGGAACTGCACCGGATGTGCCTCGAAGCCGCCCGGTACCTCGCCACCGGCGCCCTCGGCACGCTGGGCCTGACGCGAGCCGGGTTCGACCTCGCCGCCTGGTCGCTCGAGCAGGATGAGCCCGACCTGTACGCGCGGTTCGACCTGGCCTACGCCGGAGACGGTTCACCCGCCAAGGTGCTCGAGTACAACGGGGACACCCCGACCGGGTTGATCGAAGCCTCGGTCACGCAGTGGCACTGGATGCAGGACCGGCTCGCCACGGGCGAGCTGTCCGCCGAGACCGACCAGTGGAACGGCATCCACGAGGCGATGGTGGCGCGCTGGCGCACACTGCTGCACGAGTCCCTGCGCGCCGAGGACGGTGGCCGACTGTTCGTGGCGCACTCCGACCTCGACACGGCGGGCGAGGACTGGGACACGGTCGCCTACATGCGCGACCTGGCAGGGGAGGCCGGGTGGGAGCACACCGGCATCGAGATGAAGGACATCGGCTGGCACGCAGCGGCCCGTCAGTTCGTCGGTGTCCAGGAGCCGGTGGGCTCGTCGCGGAGCGTGTTCGCGCTGCCCGGGGACGAGTCGGGGGCCCAGTACCCGGTGATCCGCAACCTCTTCAAGCTGTACCCGTGGGAGGACCTCGTCTCCGGTGACGACCGGGCGCAGGGTGACGAGGAGTTCGGCGCCTTCCTGGTCAGCGACCGCGGTCGGCTCGGTCGCTGGTACGAGCCGGCGTGGAAGATGTTCCTGTCGAACAAGCTGCTGCTCGTCGCGCTCTGGCGCTTGTTCCCCGGCCACCCGAACCTGCTGCCGGCCTTCGCAGATGGTCCGAACGGCATGCGCGACTTCGTCGTGAAGCCCGTGTTCGGGCGTGAGGGCGACGGCATCGCGGTCCACCGGTCCGACGGTTCGGTCACGACGAACGGTCGCGAGTACCGGCGGGCCGGTACCGGAGCCGAACGGGTGTGGCAGCAGTACCACGAACTCCCGGACTTCCCTGGGTCGAACGGGCACAACCACCCGGTGCTCGGATCGTGGGTCGTCGGCGGCGAGTCCTTCGGGGTCGGCATCCGTGAGTCCGACGGGCCGATCACGGACTACTGGTGCCGGTTCGCCCCGAACATCATCGCGCCCTGA
- a CDS encoding TetR/AcrR family transcriptional regulator, producing MPRAGLDPATVTEAAATLADEIGLAQLSMSVVADRLGVKAPSLYKHVDGLGDLTHRIAILGANELGDALRDAMQGRSGRSALEAAVQTVRRSVQEHPARYQAAVSIRPTGAEDPLAVALGRTLASFAAALRDYPLDPADEVHALRVLRSVLHGFATIEASGGFQMDTDVDASAAWMVDFLDRGFRAAMTR from the coding sequence TTGCCTAGGGCAGGGCTCGACCCGGCGACCGTCACCGAGGCCGCGGCGACGCTGGCCGACGAGATCGGCCTGGCCCAGCTGAGCATGAGCGTCGTCGCCGACCGCCTCGGGGTGAAGGCACCGTCGCTGTACAAGCACGTCGACGGACTCGGCGACCTCACCCACAGGATCGCGATCCTCGGCGCGAACGAGCTCGGTGACGCGCTCCGCGACGCCATGCAGGGGCGCAGCGGTCGGAGTGCGCTCGAGGCGGCGGTGCAGACCGTGCGCCGGAGCGTCCAGGAGCACCCGGCGCGGTACCAGGCGGCCGTCAGCATCCGGCCGACCGGCGCCGAGGACCCCCTGGCGGTCGCTCTCGGCCGCACCCTGGCGTCCTTCGCCGCGGCGCTCCGCGACTACCCGCTCGACCCGGCCGACGAGGTCCACGCGCTCCGGGTGCTCCGCAGCGTCCTGCACGGGTTCGCGACGATCGAGGCGTCCGGTGGGTTCCAGATGGACACGGACGTCGACGCGAGTGCCGCGTGGATGGTCGACTTCCTGGATCGTGGCTTCCGTGCCGCGATGACACGGTGA
- a CDS encoding cation:dicarboxylate symporter family transporter — MDVTTTDRAPARWYQSLFVQIAICVALGIAVGVCFPAAAPVLNVVGQGFIRLIEMVIAPLVFIVVVTGIVHVGDLRSVGRIAGKAMVYFLLASSCALVFGLLVGNLVRPGAGLRVDPSSLDASAVAAKTAGGAAPDAGTFILDLIPSSVVNAFATNDILQVLVFAVFVGAAIAAIGSDRARPLVRGLDLCLEVVYRILGWVMRLSPLGAFGAMAYVVGQYGIDTLGSYGLLIAACYGAAAVFIVALLVGGRLLSGVPIWRFVWHTRAEFGLALGTASTEAGLPRMITRLTEVGVSRSVAGLVVPTGYSFNLDGAAIYLSISLLFLTQAFGVPLTLEQQVAALGVLLLTSKGMAGVPGSSFLALSATATSLGLFPVAGVALLLGADRIMDAMRVSVNLLGNCVATLVVARWQGELDRERVDAVLRPGRGVRPSSEPEPAAGAAGAAGAAAVSAPVR; from the coding sequence ATGGACGTCACCACCACGGATCGTGCTCCCGCTCGCTGGTACCAGTCGCTGTTCGTGCAGATCGCTATCTGCGTGGCCCTCGGCATCGCCGTCGGGGTCTGCTTCCCCGCGGCCGCGCCGGTGCTGAACGTGGTCGGGCAGGGGTTCATCCGGCTGATCGAGATGGTGATCGCGCCGCTCGTGTTCATCGTCGTGGTGACGGGCATCGTGCACGTCGGCGACCTGCGGTCCGTGGGCCGGATCGCCGGCAAGGCGATGGTCTACTTCCTGCTCGCCTCGTCGTGCGCACTCGTGTTCGGGTTGCTGGTCGGCAACCTCGTGCGCCCCGGGGCCGGTCTGCGGGTCGACCCGTCGTCCCTCGACGCCTCCGCCGTGGCGGCGAAGACCGCGGGCGGCGCGGCTCCGGACGCCGGCACCTTCATCCTCGACCTCATCCCGTCGAGCGTCGTCAACGCATTCGCGACGAACGACATCCTGCAGGTGCTCGTCTTCGCGGTGTTCGTCGGCGCGGCGATCGCCGCGATCGGGAGCGACCGTGCGCGACCGCTCGTGCGGGGCCTCGACCTGTGCCTCGAGGTCGTCTACCGGATCCTCGGGTGGGTCATGCGCCTGTCGCCGCTCGGTGCGTTCGGCGCGATGGCGTACGTGGTCGGCCAGTACGGCATCGACACCCTGGGGTCGTACGGACTCCTCATCGCCGCCTGCTACGGCGCGGCGGCGGTGTTCATCGTGGCGCTGCTCGTCGGCGGGCGGCTGCTGTCCGGGGTGCCGATCTGGCGGTTCGTCTGGCACACCCGGGCCGAGTTCGGGCTGGCCCTGGGCACGGCGTCGACCGAGGCCGGGCTGCCGCGGATGATCACCCGGCTCACCGAGGTCGGCGTCTCCCGCAGCGTCGCCGGGCTCGTCGTGCCGACGGGGTACTCGTTCAACCTCGACGGGGCGGCGATCTACCTGTCGATCTCGCTGCTGTTCCTGACCCAGGCATTCGGGGTGCCGTTGACCCTCGAGCAGCAGGTCGCCGCGCTCGGGGTGCTCCTGCTGACGTCGAAGGGCATGGCCGGGGTGCCGGGCTCGTCGTTCCTGGCGCTGTCCGCCACGGCGACGAGTCTCGGGCTGTTCCCGGTGGCGGGTGTCGCGCTGCTGCTCGGAGCCGACCGGATCATGGACGCGATGCGGGTGAGCGTCAACCTGCTCGGCAACTGCGTCGCGACACTCGTGGTGGCGCGGTGGCAGGGCGAGCTCGACCGTGAGCGGGTGGACGCGGTGCTCCGGCCCGGGCGTGGGGTGCGGCCGTCGTCGGAGCCGGAACCTGCTGCGGGTGCTGCGGGTGCCGCGGGTGCAGCCGCGGTGTCGGCGCCGGTTCGGTGA
- a CDS encoding MFS transporter — MTTTTSDLPTTDRATDDRLPWFPLALLAAIGFLLVAMETMPAGLLPAIADGMGVSEGTAGLLVSAYAMGTVIATVPAIALTRGFRRKPLIVAAIAVLLVANTLTAFAPNVAVALVTRFVAGAMSGTIWGMFATYARRISPARSAGVSLAIVSTGAPVGFALGTPLGSFIGNALGWRWSFIGLSLVGMVVLALIALLVPDAPGQTSAAKLSVVKVFRIRGIAVILAVIATWMVAHNTIYTYISPYLRATGTDLSAGLVLLVYGIAAILGVVVTGALLDRHPRPLLHGSVGLFVLAGVVLLVGHTSPVAVLVAAGLWGIGFGGSSTQLQAALTTAGGEDADVASAFLPVAFNIAIFAAGLFGAALLTAFDGLVLAVVMIVFGAVAAILTVIGRGSAFPAKL; from the coding sequence GTGACCACGACGACCTCCGACCTCCCCACGACCGACCGGGCGACCGACGACCGACTGCCCTGGTTCCCGCTCGCCCTGCTCGCCGCGATCGGGTTCCTCCTGGTCGCCATGGAGACGATGCCGGCCGGGCTGTTGCCCGCGATCGCCGACGGGATGGGCGTGAGCGAGGGCACGGCGGGCCTGCTCGTCAGCGCGTACGCGATGGGCACGGTCATCGCCACGGTCCCGGCGATCGCCCTGACCCGCGGGTTCCGTCGCAAGCCGCTCATCGTGGCCGCCATCGCCGTGCTGCTCGTCGCGAACACCCTGACCGCGTTCGCGCCGAACGTCGCGGTCGCGCTGGTCACCCGGTTCGTCGCCGGCGCGATGTCGGGGACGATCTGGGGCATGTTCGCCACCTACGCCCGGCGGATCAGCCCGGCCCGCTCCGCCGGGGTGTCGCTCGCGATCGTCTCGACGGGCGCGCCGGTGGGGTTCGCGCTGGGCACACCGCTCGGGTCCTTCATCGGCAACGCCCTGGGCTGGCGGTGGTCGTTCATCGGGCTGAGCCTGGTCGGCATGGTGGTCCTGGCGCTCATCGCGCTGCTCGTGCCGGATGCCCCGGGGCAGACGAGCGCTGCGAAGCTCTCCGTCGTGAAGGTGTTCCGGATCCGCGGCATCGCGGTCATCCTCGCCGTGATCGCGACGTGGATGGTGGCCCACAACACGATCTACACGTACATCTCGCCCTACCTGCGGGCGACCGGCACCGACCTGAGCGCCGGGCTGGTGCTGCTCGTCTACGGGATCGCCGCGATCCTCGGCGTCGTCGTGACCGGTGCCCTGCTCGACCGGCACCCCCGACCCCTGCTGCACGGCAGCGTCGGCCTGTTCGTCCTGGCCGGTGTGGTCCTGCTCGTCGGCCACACGTCGCCGGTCGCGGTCCTGGTGGCCGCGGGCCTCTGGGGCATCGGCTTCGGCGGGTCGTCGACGCAGCTGCAGGCCGCTCTGACGACCGCCGGCGGCGAGGACGCCGACGTCGCGAGCGCGTTCCTGCCGGTCGCGTTCAACATCGCGATCTTCGCGGCTGGCCTGTTCGGTGCGGCCTTGCTGACGGCCTTCGACGGGCTGGTGCTCGCCGTGGTGATGATCGTGTTCGGGGCGGTCGCGGCGATCCTCACCGTCATCGGTCGCGGATCGGCGTTCCCCGCGAAGCTCTGA
- a CDS encoding nuclear transport factor 2 family protein yields MAAPVAIAVSLVAGPAVAAPLHTSSSNSASDTTATSAHHTVTRAARTTSGGVAVSRRDRRAEQRNEATVRHLFRCAFRSPGSAQARAAARTAVATGAVAHGATSASGPSALLAEFTADRSRVPGAHAVIKHVAGDADLVAVHWQITAKPTDERTGDAAVDLFRMRDGRISEWWALRQTVPTGTPASGNTNSMFSDLYPAAKRDRHLTERQEEHNRVLAVTAYDRLFRDHDVSVLDEEFDPAYLQHNSVAANGTAALEQFFAGGAAQSLPKQESVISLADGDLVWTFSKPVGAKADAPFGAADLFRVDGNLIREHWDVVPTS; encoded by the coding sequence GTGGCAGCTCCGGTCGCCATCGCCGTGTCGCTCGTGGCCGGTCCGGCCGTGGCGGCTCCCCTCCACACCTCCTCCTCCAACTCCGCCTCCGACACCACCGCGACATCCGCGCACCACACGGTGACCCGTGCCGCGCGGACGACATCGGGCGGCGTTGCGGTCTCACGGCGCGACCGTCGAGCCGAGCAGCGCAACGAGGCCACAGTCCGGCACCTGTTCCGGTGCGCGTTCCGGTCCCCCGGGTCCGCGCAGGCTCGTGCGGCTGCTCGGACCGCCGTCGCGACCGGGGCCGTCGCCCACGGTGCGACGAGCGCCTCCGGTCCGTCCGCGTTGCTCGCTGAGTTCACCGCGGACCGCTCCCGGGTGCCCGGCGCCCACGCTGTGATCAAGCACGTCGCCGGTGACGCTGACCTGGTGGCCGTGCACTGGCAGATCACCGCGAAGCCGACGGACGAACGCACCGGTGACGCCGCCGTCGACCTGTTCCGCATGCGCGACGGGCGCATCAGCGAGTGGTGGGCACTCCGCCAGACAGTACCGACGGGGACCCCGGCCAGCGGCAACACGAACAGCATGTTCAGCGACCTGTACCCGGCCGCGAAGCGTGACCGTCACCTGACCGAGCGGCAGGAGGAGCACAACCGGGTGCTCGCCGTGACCGCGTACGACCGACTGTTCCGCGACCACGACGTGTCCGTCCTCGACGAGGAGTTCGACCCGGCGTACCTGCAGCACAACTCGGTCGCCGCGAACGGCACGGCCGCGCTCGAGCAGTTCTTCGCCGGCGGTGCCGCACAGAGCCTGCCGAAGCAGGAGTCCGTCATCTCGCTGGCCGACGGCGACCTGGTGTGGACGTTCTCGAAGCCGGTCGGCGCGAAGGCCGACGCACCGTTCGGCGCGGCCGACCTGTTCCGGGTCGACGGCAACCTGATCCGCGAGCACTGGGACGTCGTCCCGACGAGCTGA
- a CDS encoding GrpB family protein produces MQHHDEDHPRPDVTTVEIIGGPEPVTVTLHPADSGWAAVFADHRRRILEALPGSGTDAPVVEHIGSTAVPGLAAKPIVDIVVAVADVTAEATYLDQLLAAGYELRVREPGHRLVRTPARDVHVHVYERGATAVDEYLLLRDHLRADARDRALYERTKRELLDRSWDDMNAYADAKTAVITAIKERARRSRAS; encoded by the coding sequence GTGCAGCACCACGACGAGGACCACCCCCGCCCGGACGTCACGACCGTCGAGATCATCGGCGGCCCGGAGCCGGTCACCGTGACCCTGCACCCCGCCGACAGCGGGTGGGCTGCGGTCTTCGCGGACCACCGGCGACGCATCCTGGAGGCCCTCCCCGGCTCCGGCACGGACGCTCCGGTCGTCGAGCACATCGGTTCCACGGCCGTCCCTGGCCTGGCCGCGAAACCGATCGTCGACATCGTGGTCGCCGTCGCGGACGTCACCGCCGAGGCCACCTACCTCGACCAGCTCCTGGCCGCCGGGTACGAGCTGCGCGTCCGGGAGCCGGGCCACCGCCTGGTCCGGACGCCGGCCCGTGACGTCCACGTGCACGTCTACGAGCGGGGCGCGACGGCGGTCGACGAGTACCTGCTCCTCCGTGACCACCTGCGCGCCGACGCCCGTGATCGGGCGCTGTACGAACGGACGAAGCGGGAGCTGCTCGACCGGAGCTGGGACGACATGAACGCCTACGCCGACGCGAAGACGGCCGTGATCACCGCGATCAAGGAGCGGGCGCGACGGAGCCGCGCGTCCTGA
- a CDS encoding MarR family winged helix-turn-helix transcriptional regulator — MGSEHDTAGLRDIARRLSDQVGPFRRTLLNASRRDGALPELPDAQIEVLRRLDESGWLTPTALGRSLGLARSTVSNLVTAMERAGLVDRRLATGDGRSTEIALTELASERLRVYDASAEHVLVGALERLGPGGVDALRAALPVLAELRLAIDEPGA; from the coding sequence ATGGGCAGCGAGCACGACACCGCAGGACTCCGGGACATCGCCCGGCGGCTCAGCGACCAGGTGGGCCCGTTCCGCCGCACCCTGCTGAACGCATCACGTCGTGACGGTGCGCTGCCGGAGCTGCCCGACGCCCAGATCGAGGTCCTGCGACGACTCGACGAGTCGGGCTGGCTCACGCCGACGGCGCTCGGCCGGTCCCTCGGCCTCGCCCGCTCTACGGTCAGCAACCTCGTCACCGCGATGGAACGCGCCGGGCTGGTGGACAGGCGGCTCGCCACCGGCGACGGCCGCAGCACCGAGATCGCCCTGACCGAGCTCGCGTCCGAGCGGCTCCGGGTCTACGACGCCTCGGCCGAGCACGTCCTGGTCGGCGCGCTCGAACGCCTGGGCCCTGGCGGGGTCGACGCGCTGCGCGCCGCGCTGCCCGTGCTCGCCGAGCTCCGTCTGGCCATCGACGAGCCCGGAGCGTAG
- a CDS encoding TetR family transcriptional regulator, whose amino-acid sequence MNQRQQAKTRTREQIIEAAASEFASHGYAGTSFARVAAAMDRPKSAIGYHVFSSKHELAFAVIERQQARWAAIDLRIDQPEGLEHLLVMLTSACSDAMRCSVAAGAIRLSHELRGAGEALPRTFVWDDYVRRHLAASSGGTGPAADPEWARAADLVLTSTFGVMWARTSVRLTRDTEGQLRDLWAALFTGLGLPGVHALLEQVEPVRVGGHPVEAEG is encoded by the coding sequence ATGAACCAGCGGCAGCAGGCGAAGACCCGGACCCGCGAGCAGATCATCGAGGCCGCGGCGTCCGAGTTCGCGAGCCACGGCTACGCGGGGACCTCGTTCGCACGGGTGGCCGCCGCGATGGATCGCCCGAAGTCGGCGATCGGATACCACGTGTTCTCGTCCAAGCATGAACTCGCCTTCGCGGTCATCGAGCGGCAGCAGGCTCGCTGGGCGGCGATCGACTTGCGGATCGATCAGCCCGAGGGTCTCGAGCACCTGCTCGTCATGCTCACGTCCGCCTGTTCGGATGCGATGCGATGCTCGGTGGCTGCCGGCGCCATCCGACTGAGTCACGAGCTCCGCGGTGCGGGGGAGGCGCTCCCGCGCACCTTCGTCTGGGACGACTACGTCCGTCGGCACCTCGCGGCCTCGAGCGGCGGCACCGGACCGGCCGCCGACCCCGAGTGGGCACGTGCGGCGGACCTGGTGCTGACGTCCACCTTCGGGGTGATGTGGGCCCGGACGAGCGTGCGGCTGACGCGGGACACCGAGGGGCAGCTCCGTGACCTGTGGGCGGCGCTGTTCACCGGGCTCGGGCTGCCCGGCGTGCATGCGCTCCTCGAGCAGGTGGAGCCCGTGCGCGTGGGTGGTCACCCGGTCGAGGCCGAGGGCTGA
- a CDS encoding cyclophilin-like fold protein has product MHITIELDSETLTGRLTDNATARALAARLPATLTFADHGGQEQIARIPAPLDTTGAPSTSTAPAGTIAYSAPDQSIVLYYTDVGSFSGIVPIGTVDDVGAVRDLPSGAATIRVRG; this is encoded by the coding sequence GTGCACATCACCATCGAACTCGACAGCGAGACCCTCACCGGCCGCTTGACCGACAACGCGACGGCGCGCGCGCTGGCCGCCCGGCTGCCGGCGACGCTGACGTTCGCCGACCACGGCGGCCAGGAGCAGATCGCCCGGATCCCCGCGCCGCTCGACACCACCGGTGCCCCGAGCACGAGCACCGCGCCGGCGGGCACGATCGCCTACTCCGCGCCGGACCAGTCGATCGTCCTCTACTACACGGACGTCGGCAGCTTCTCGGGGATCGTGCCGATCGGCACCGTCGACGACGTCGGAGCGGTGCGCGACCTGCCGTCCGGTGCCGCCACCATCCGAGTGCGCGGCTGA
- a CDS encoding alpha/beta fold hydrolase encodes MLEHLDTEGGTIAYDLSGTGPLVVLAHGMGDSRHAYRFVVPELVAAGYRVANVDLRGCGESSTGWAGYERTDIARDLVAVARHLGGPAVVVGQSISGGAATIAAATAPDLIAGIVELAPFTRKQSVDLGGLLRNRRHRAGTVQLARVMTSGSLPGWLAYLDIAVPTKPADWATERSRIETTLRQPERMAVLRAMTRTSPADAGEQLGAVRCPVLVVEGSADPDWAVPRAEGERILADLPDGLGELAVIDGAGHYPHTETPAALLALLLPFLARTLPVAGPVA; translated from the coding sequence ATGCTCGAACACCTGGACACCGAGGGCGGCACGATCGCCTACGACCTCTCCGGAACAGGGCCGCTCGTGGTCCTCGCCCACGGCATGGGCGACAGCCGGCACGCCTACCGCTTCGTCGTGCCGGAGCTCGTCGCGGCCGGTTACCGGGTGGCGAACGTGGACCTCCGCGGCTGCGGCGAATCGAGCACCGGGTGGGCCGGCTACGAGCGCACCGACATCGCACGCGACCTCGTCGCGGTCGCCCGCCACCTCGGCGGCCCGGCCGTGGTCGTCGGGCAGTCCATCAGCGGGGGCGCGGCGACGATCGCCGCGGCGACCGCCCCGGACCTGATCGCGGGCATCGTGGAGCTGGCGCCGTTCACACGCAAGCAGTCCGTCGACCTGGGCGGACTCCTGCGCAACCGCCGACACCGCGCCGGCACGGTCCAGCTCGCGCGGGTCATGACGAGCGGCAGCCTGCCCGGCTGGCTCGCGTACCTCGACATCGCAGTCCCCACCAAGCCCGCCGACTGGGCGACGGAGCGCAGCCGCATCGAGACGACCCTGCGGCAACCGGAGCGGATGGCGGTCCTCCGTGCCATGACCCGCACGTCGCCCGCCGACGCCGGCGAGCAGCTGGGCGCCGTCCGGTGCCCCGTGCTGGTCGTCGAGGGCAGTGCCGATCCGGACTGGGCCGTGCCCCGCGCCGAGGGCGAGCGGATCCTCGCCGACCTGCCGGACGGCCTCGGCGAACTCGCCGTGATCGACGGCGCCGGTCACTACCCCCACACCGAGACCCCGGCTGCGCTCCTCGCCCTGCTGCTGCCGTTCCTCGCCCGCACGCTGCCCGTCGCAGGTCCCGTTGCCTAG